Part of the Mytilus trossulus isolate FHL-02 chromosome 2, PNRI_Mtr1.1.1.hap1, whole genome shotgun sequence genome is shown below.
tcttATACCTGCCAGATGCACATGCTCTTAGTACACCTTTATACAGTATACAGTTaatccatacaacaaatatatctGACCTAGTACTATAATTCTATAATTAAAAGTCAGTTCAACAATATCTGCCAGACTgaagaacttttaatcattccatacaacaaatatatttggCCTATTGAttatagttcttgaaaaacagaccaaagcacaaaaatgttatattgaaccatgaaaatgaggtccaggtcagatgaaacctgccaAACTGAAATGTACCCATTAGTCATTCCATTCACCACATAAAGCTGATCCACTGCTTATAGTAGAAATGGaccttgatcactgatccatAAATTGAGATCAAGGTCAGGTGAACCTTATCTGGATGACATGTAGACATTGCAAGGAAcctatatatcatttttttttaagcagtCACTGAGACATAAAAATGAAGTCAAAGACAATGGATGTATGACATATGGAAACTTAGTATATCCATACATaatatgaagcatccaggtcatTTATCTTTATGATGTCTCCACAAGAGTGCatacactgaaatgtctcgccttctttactaatcattgatattatgttgatagtcccaagtataaagctttattacaactgtcacataaacttaacattaaccaagatagctaaacaaagactagtgaaccatgaaaatgaggtcaaggtcagatgaaccatgccaggccagacatgtacagctaacaatgcttccatacattaaatataattgacctattacttatagtttaagaaaaatagaccaaaacacaaaaacttaactataaccaatgaaccatgaaaatgaggtcaaggtcaaatgacatctgcccgctagacatgtacatctAACAAgaattccatacaacaaatatagtagacctattgaataaagtataagaaaaacagaccaaaacacaaaaactttactataaccactgaaccatgaaaatgaggtcaaggtcagatgacacctgccagttggacatgtacacctcacagtccttccatacaccgaatatactagccctattgcttatagtatctgagatatggacttgaccaccaaaacttaaccttgatcactgatccatgaaatgaggtcgaagtcaagtgaaaactaactgacgggcatgaggaccttgcaaggtacgcacataccaaatatagtaatcctattacttataataagagagaattcaacattacaaaaaatctgaattttttttttcaagtggtcactgaaccatgaaaaagaggtcaaggacattggacatgtgactgacggaaacttcgtaacatgaggcatctatatacaaagtatgaaccATCCAGGTCATTcagcttctaaaatataaagcttcttAGAAGTTAGCTTACGCCGCCACCGCCGGATCACTTTCCCCatgttgagctttctgcaacaaaagttgcaggctcgacaataaaaccatacattgaggacaaaaatgtttaaaagaaaaatatgttagtGCTTGACATATAGGGTGACAGACTGACACATTATACTATTAAATAACTGTAGCTGGCTggcatatacaaaaacaaaaagaaactgTTCCCATTTGGAATATTCTTTCTTTATTCAGTCTTCTTTAATCATTATTTGACTCAAGACAACTCTTTTCAATTTACTCAGATACATCTCAACCCCACCCCATCCCCATTTCAAAAAGATCTTTAAACACTATTACTCTctcaaaaaaaattgaagcatATCTCAATGAATGCTTGTTTTCTTGGAACTGTATTTCATCAATCTCTCTAAATATATTTGTCTTATGATTTATTGTCAGAATGAAATACAGCCTGTTTTGCTTTACTGTAATGTTTGAGTgactttctttttaaaaaccacCAATATAtttcactgtaaaaaaaaaattgtacctcttgaaaaaatttcaagatatcAAATATGCTATGATAAATATTGGATCTCTTGTATTTTGAACTTTCTTTCATACTGTAAAGTGGTCTATTTTGCAGTTTAAATCTGGATTTATAGGGCCATTCTGGTTTTTAAGGTTTTtcattctttgtttttcttgtttcttaTCATGAtctgctataaaaaaaaaatattttccccagtaaacacatacattttttgAGCTTAGGTGACAAATCCTctttctgtgaaaaaaaaatatgttgtatttttaatgtatcttttatacagattaaaattaatttattccCGTACATTTCATATGCAAAATGAAGAGACAACTATATGGCATAATCCCTTATAACAGATCTCAATGGATAGCAAAGTAAACTATGGGAAATTCTTAACATTTCTGTTTAATAACAACtcttgttcattgttgaaattCATGATTTAATGTAGGTTAAACACAGAAAccattatcattattttaaccCAAAAGCCATCAGATATAAAGTAGAAACATCTACTTTGAATTCCTGGCTAAATAATATATCAAAGTAATGAGATAAACACTTTCAAtattcttttacatatatatttcttagCAAAAAAATATGGTGGATGCAAGATCTGATTACCTCAGAAAATATGCTGTTTGCGTTAAAGAAATAATTCTAAGATTGACAAATGCTTACAtcttcatttatattaaaatcattaaatgaCTTATAATCTATTACCAAAAGCTTGTATCCTTTGTTTAGTAACATTTCAAGAAAAGCATTTCTTACATTGTTTAACATAGATTTACCTTAAAAGAATTAAATCAAGAGTGTGTTGAAgggaaataatataatattgaaatccCATTGTACTATATTCCTTCAACTTCTGATGCCTGAGCTTTTTTAGTAAGAAGACTGGACATTTTGCCATACTTGTATTCTCTGTAAGACCTTTTAGAATGAAACAAGTATTCATACAGGTTCCACCTGTGTTTAGGTGTACATAAAGTCACAGTAACCATGAAACATTTCAATAAGCAATACTTTTCTGAAAAAATCTTTGGGAAGGAAATTCCTGTAAAACTAATTTCTTTTTCTCTCCTCTAAAAATGATCTCAAATAAACAGTGGAGCATTACAACTTTGTAAAATTGAACACTTTTAGTAATGtatcaaaacaataataacTCTTACAAATCTCCAAGTTGCATACACACAGATGTtcctaaaatttattaaaaccaatctgattttgttttgtaatttatataaaaccaatctgattttgttttgtaatttatataaaaccaatctgattttgttttgtaatttatataaaaccaatctgattttattttgtttttatttataagtaataatcatcattcaaataaaaaaatgctttgtTTCAttggttcaaatattttatcctcatatataaataaggcaaTTCCACATTTAttcgtggatttttttttatataaacaaggtttttataaaaaaaaaatgctgataaATGTTATGTTTCAAATTATCAAAACCTTGTTCATTACAATTGAGTCATTTTAACgaaagttatttccctttgttcATGATTTAAGACTGGTAACTGTGGATGGTGACATAGATTTTCTTTGATCTCTCTGTGCCTCGTCAGCTACATGCTTTTGTATctgtaaatagaaataaacagCAGGCttagtatttgatttttattgtttcaatGCCACTTTTATGCTACTTCGTGGctgacaatttatttttttgaaggaGGAAGCTGGAGTGCCCTGAGAAAACCACTAACCTTCCTTAGGAAAACTGATAaacctagtcaattaagattggagtctaTTGCACATGCACAAGCAGGGTTGGAACTCACAACCTCATTGTAGACttgctagtgattacagtagtaactacaaTGTACGTAGACCACTTAGCCACTGAGTTTGATAAAGCCCTACAATAAATCATCTGACCATTTTTCTGGTATCTGTTATACTTTTCAAGATTAAATAAATTGTATGTTATCTATATGGCCAACTGTTTTGCCTTAGCAACCCTGTTTCTTGGTTTTGGGACAATGAAAAGACATCTCAAGATTCCTATTAAGACAAGCTAGGTTGAAATTGGTtgaaattggttcagtagttgaTTGAACAGTTGCCAAGATATGACAACAGTTCACACAGTTCCAATAATACTAGACTCTGTGACAAACATAAGCATAATACAGGATGCACAAATAAGAAATTTGAGAAGACAAAGAAACTTAAATAAAGATGCATACctgtcaactttttaaaatgcccatgggggttttgcgtGCAAGATTGCTCTTACAATCCTAAAAAACCTATAAGGGAGCATACAAATGCatctttgtgttattttttggcttcttcatactttttaaTGCCTATAGTCATTGTACAAtttactgttttgtttaaaattatggacaaaattgctctttcaaaatttccatttgggagctTTCATAGGGGAAATCCCCCTagatagtgacagttggcaggtatgaaaGATGACACATGTACACATTTTGGCTTTTGGTATATATCCTCAGATTTTTGTTAATAGTACATtgtacttaaggtggtatgggtgtctaaaataaaaatgatagaatttgtgcatactttgccaaaacgtagtatctattgatatatgttgaaatatatacatgtaataaaattgataggtcaccgcgcattttctcaaacTACAGGATgcgacaaaatgacacattttgtaaggattatacaggaaaaaacaccattgtgtggttagaaactaaacaaaatgatagaattggtAAATATgtaaggaaaagatagctttcagacaatgctttgagaattttaaaagaaaatgtaggGTCACCGTGAgtttttttccggctaaaatacaaaataggaaaattccatgtagaatccttcaggAAGTGCActattttagagttacctccccttaaaatggcaatttaaagtaaataaaaaaacaaacaaacataatcaacatttgcaaaaatattaatttttataagttatactcttataaattggttcttttaaatgaaaattcatattaaatatctgcattcttgcatcaaattttgctaacttaatagaaaatctggacctttggttcactgttttttacaatccaagatggagaaAGACACCCATACTTCCATCATACAACTTAATGTAACCATGGTAACAAAGGTAATTTAAGTTTACTTATAATAGTTCAAATTGCTGTATAGGATTTTCATCTAATGATGCAAGTTTAGGGCATATTTTGTAGGGACTAGATTCCcatgaaacatttataaattaaaagaaaaatgtgtttgatgaCACAAATGCACCTGCTGAAGCTTTGAAAATGGAACAGACAGATGTAAGTAAAGACAGAAAAGCTTATGGTAAAAGGTTAACTCTGAATGACCCTATCTCCTCAGACAGGCCcagtctgcaccaaaaactttttcaGCTACTAGTCCGAAGACCAATATCCTGATATTTTTCTTATTGGTCcaaacaaagttttgtaaaaacttaGTTGTCTGAAAACAATTTACTAGTCTGGGGCATCGGACTAGCGGCTAACTGTACAGACTGCAGCCCATACAAAGTTGGTACAAAATCAGAAATATTcaagttgtatttgataaataacTTACTATTTTTCTAACATGATTGAGTACTTGACTTCCTTGTTTTCCTTGGCAATCATCTACTCCATAAGGAGGTCGTATAGTCACTTCTTCCatcacaattatatttttaccttCCCATCTCGACTCTGCCAACCTGCAATAttcttaacatttaaaaatatgtatatatcaaaGAATAAATAAGTAAGATAAGGTATATCAGAAGTTTCTTATCCCATATCATCAATGTAAATTCTTtagttaatttctgtattaaatgattttatgaTTAGGATGTATCAACAGCAAAAATCTAGAAAAGatgataaaataatgaattttgtctaaacCCTGAATATTGATATGATAGAACAATGTTTTAAATACCAGAATATCACACTAAAATAAAAGTAGCTGCAACATTTGTCAGAGGACTGAATTACAAAAGTTTCAATAGAAATGCATAGGACATAAATGACCTACATGTAGCAGAGGAGTGTTGTGCCAATCTAATACATATGTTTAGGTTAATTTCTAAGTCTAGTAACAATGGCAATCATGTTCATTTGGACACTAACATATAATAGTATGTCAGAAATCCATTGTTTCTACCTGTGTTTGAATTTGCATATAAAACTTTTCAATCATGCACACCACAATATATACTGCTGTTCAGTTATCAGTTCTTTTAAAACCTGGACACAAACAGTCTCCAAAATGCTTGGACAACTCCTCCAGTTTCTTTACATTGATGAGACGGGTCAAGTAGGATATACGGTACTGTAGTTCCATCGGAAGAAAATAGGAGTAAATTGGTTTAAATTAGAAGTAAATcggtttacatgtatatatatatattttaacatattaacAGGTCGACAGGTTGACAATGAAAAGGTCGACAGGTCGACAGGTTGACAATGAAAAGGTCGACAAGTGTTAGAATTTAACCAATCAtaacgtgataattcatctgtggtccgataCAGTCCTATACAGTGTATAGGTACATTGTCAACTTGTCAATTTGCCTACCAGTTATACATAACGCTATTATCAATTGGTCAACGTCTTATTAACCTGTCGACCTGTCAACCTGTTaactataatttgtttttacatttttaacattaacaaTCTGTCGACTTGTCAACCTGTCAACCAATTATTTGAAcgataatatttttaacattgtcaaCCTGTCGACTTGTCTACTTGTCAACCTGTCAACCACTTATTTCAAccataacatttttaaaattgtcaacctGTCGACTTGTCAACCTGTCAACCACTTATTTCAACGATAACATTTTCAAAGTTGTCAACCTGTCTTTCACTCATTAATTTTActagaatgaaaaattcaaacagtTTTACCTTTATACCATGAATACATACGCGTAGGAATTTACGGCAAAAAAAACGGAACTATAGTACCGTATATCCTACTTGAGCCGATGAGACTTACATTGATGAGACAACCATAAAAATTAAGATGAATGTTAATGACTTACGTTTTAACAATAGAGTTAAACACTTTTTGTGCTTCATCAGAAACACCAATACCAATGTAGTTAATACGTTTTCGTTTCTCTTCTTTACTTGCATTTAGTCTGTTATTCAACTGAAAATATAAGTAcactaaaattaaacaaaattattggattgcacatacatgtatctttaaacattgtttatGCACCAGCGTGATTGAAAAAGTCCCTGCATTAGCTGTTCTCATGCAAAGCCAATGCAAGTGtgtcttatcatgcttatgttGATAATAATGTCACAGTAACTAGATCATATATCAGgacagttaaaatattttggttcTTTAACAAGCACTCAAATGTCACTATGATAAAGTTcagaattttgaacaaaatggTTAAGTCATATAAAGTTGAACCTTTGGTGATATCAATGTCACAtgccaaatataaaattttacattacAGGGGGTGTTCTTTTAGAACTGAgttgttatcttgaataaatGTCTCTAATGGTTGAAAAATGTTTGGTGAAATGGactgttttttttccattgaagtacaaaaaatgtttggaaaGTGACTGCCTACTGTCAtgattgttgtttcattgttatTCATTGGATACCTTTTTCAGTGGATGTCATGGGTACAGGCCTATTGAACAACTTGTGTAAATGGTAATTGAtgtacaaattttctataggcttgtatgtagacttttgtaaatctataaaatCACATGCACATACCcactaaaatacactttttttaaaccacaaaaataaattatttttgtatttggcCATTTCACTTTTATACTGCTAAAATAACTTGATGATTTTTTGAAGTGGCTTAATGTGCtaaattctcaattttttttatatttgttatatgtttATTTGGTGCAATCCATTCATGATTTCACAAGCACAATACTGaggaaatatattttcatttcgaTTTCTCTTCCTACAGAAATAACTTTTTCTGAGGCTGAGCTTTCAAACAGCAAGTACACAAGATATTTCTTAAAGTGTGTCCGGAGTAAAATTTTGCTTCAAGTATGTGtttgatgaaaatatttcagtatACTGCAGTTTGTATATATAGCCTACTACACTGAGACTAACtacaattatattattatacagAATTCTAGCTAAATACCTTCTGTAAACTCAAGTTAGGCAGTGCAGGTGGAGGGTCATCAGATTCTTTAACAACTTTAACTTCACTACAATAATTGAGATTAACCATGCGAACATCATGGACATTGTGTTTACCGCTGGCAGCAGATGATTCTAACAAACAGTTAAGGAATATACAAGAAATGATAGTGGGTAAACAACTTAACATACATaggatttttgtattttgtatggTTGAAATTCAAGTTTCTTTCCAAGACAATACACAGTGGcaagtaaatttttattaaaattccaGTCAGATtagtagatattttttttaaagtataaactgtgcattcatttattttcgtgggtatcaattttcgtggattgctgaaaacttgcatattcgtggatactTGAATACATGGTTTCGCCATTATCCAtatacaaagcctattgaaaTTATGACATTCAtcgtacatgtacatttgaattcgtggttcatcTGTACCCACGAAACTTGGTAtacaacgaataataatgaatccacagttctCCTGGCAATATCTTTAAATTTTCCTCAACTTAAATCTTATTGCTGTTGTCAACttgatattgatgatgtttgttttgaataattgtTCAACACAAAAACTTTGTCAAAGTGTGACTTTATTAGgaaacaatgaaaatatatatgtaaagcaATATACACCATGTGCTTACCAAAATTTcacataaaacacaaaaaaagggCTTGAAACAATGTGAACAGACTTTAAGTGCGAAAATTAAAGTGCTGAACATGAATGGGAGATAAGGTGTTTTTTGGCAAATGGACCCAGATAAGTAAAAAGCGGGTAACAATAAATCGTTAATAAGAACTCATTAACAACTATGTCTAAAGCTAAATAAATATTAGCAGTTGTCATTCAAATAACATCCTGATGAATATTATTACTGAATTTATATGGGAACGAAGTCCCCAATAGCAGttgaaaatcaataaaaaaaaaaaaaaaaaaatatgggaaaatgttccagaaattttcattgtactattgaactcaaaatcgttcaaatttttttatgtcatgttttgaattcCAGCATCTGCacagaaatctacaatgtacttccttGTTCCGGTCTCGTTTGTATCaaactttgagtaaaatatatatttatcagtctagtatgAAATAGAAAGGAACGCAATACCAatgtcatttttaataattccttgtacctgatgatagcgtttctttgtttacattgcatagGACgccataacttaaataacgtcacaactaacaTCCCTAACAACTGAAcaaaaatcggaaacgttacagtatttccgtttctcttttttaacaaatatttaagttacaaaaaataattcatacagacttcgtccccatttacaaATTACAGGTAATCTGGTAATGCCTGTCTCATATTATCAGCCCCATATTATCCTATTCCTAGTCTTTCAAATTACATTACAGAGGCTTTAATGTCAATTTGTAATTTCAGAATCATACAACAATCAATTTCAAACTACGTTGTGTTTTGCCACGTTAAAAGATACGGAAAGTTCGTGATGACCTATGGAcgatatttataaacaaaacataatttcgCAGAAAAAAAGCGAGATCATTTCCATAACAACTCGTCATATATTGAAGGATACTGATTgcaagcattttactttccacaTCGAAAGCTAACACTTCCCCTTGCAATTTTTGATTGTAACATGTCGTACACGACACAATACTTCCTATATTGAAGTATTCGCCCTCTTGGGCCATAATCTTCATTTTTCTGCCACCAAGATGAGTGAATATggagtaaatattttgtttacctttGATTGGCTgctagaaataaaaagactaaacTATTAGTCGAATGTCGGTCAAATATCCGGTAAACATTTCgtcagataataaaaatatttaactttaccttataaagttaaaaaaaatattttttactggcTTTgacacaaataatttgtttctctAACCCCGCCATTTTTGGGTAGCACAAATAATGGCCATGCTCAGTCCTGACAGAgtcaaaacatataataaaaaaagtaaaaaaatctttaaccgAATAAAATTCAAAGAAAGTTGGTTACTGAGCTAGTTTAGAAAGCAATTCTGGGAAATGTACCAATATAAAATCTGGCAATACATTAACAACTTacagaaatttcaaaatattttttatgtttgaaccatatttaacatttaattaaaaaaaagacaggcAAATAATTACAAGACTGTAAGAACTAGCTGCATGTCCACGTACGGTGATCTTGAAATAGAAAGAGGGAGGTATATTGGTATTAAAGCTGAAGACAGAAAGTGTAAGCTATGTAAGATCGCAGCTGAAGAcgaaatacattttcttttaaaatgtcctgttgTAAAAAGATACCAGATAGCAAAATCTAACATTTAACTGGCTTTCTAaattcattcttttttaaagattagctgatgaaatgaaatttgtcAAATTGGCCGGATTCTTTCATCTGAAGATTTGTTTGTTACATCGAAATTTTAACTCATCTAATTTATTACACCCCCTTTTGAAGAACGAAAGAAAATCATCATAGAAAATGTCAttgttgtttgaaaaaaacgaaggagatatatatatgttgtgtacaagttatcattttgtacaaaaaaattgtacagattataatttgtattttgactttgtacaaattgtaatttgtaaaaaaagtgcctctacaaattacaatttgtacaatatttgacgaaaattcact
Proteins encoded:
- the LOC134706877 gene encoding protein LSM12-like, with product MKIMAQEGEYFNIGSIVSCTTCYNQKLQGEVLAFDVESKMLAIKSSAASGKHNVHDVRMVNLNYCSEVKVVKESDDPPPALPNLSLQKLNNRLNASKEEKRKRINYIGIGVSDEAQKVFNSIVKTLAESRWEGKNIIVMEEVTIRPPYGVDDCQGKQGSQVLNHVRKIIQKHVADEAQRDQRKSMSPSTVTSLKS